cttctcGCTAATTCTCATCCCTCTATACACCTGAATTAGTACATAACGAATCATCTACTTGAATTGTACTTACATTGAACGTATAGCGCCGGACCCTGCATTCGACCAAAGCCGGAGAGAGGCAGGCAATGAGAAGCAGAAATCTAAGACAATAAGAGAACTCCATATGATATGATCCAGTTGTTTAAATCCCAGTGACTCTGCCTTTGATATTTGGCTTGACTAGCTTTTGTTGTTTTGCTTGATGAGGCCTTGTTACAATCTAATGTGTGACTCGCTACCTCGTCCTTATAAAGGGGAGATGTCAGGATTGCTGCCATGTCGTTTTTGCTTGGTTAGGTGTGTGTTTGTGCATGGATTCTTGAAAAACAAGATTCTAAGGCTAAACTTATCTTTCTCCTGATTTCTTAGTTTCTACATAATGTCTAATTCCTCTTAATGTAGTTTGGTCAGTCAAACCTTACAAAATACCATTTTCACTAAACTACCAACCTTACTGAGAAATTTCCTCAGTGTTGTGATAATATTTGCAAGTTGAAAAAACCTATTACATTattaacaaaaattacaaataaacaACCTTGTTAATAGCCTATAAATAAAATTGACAAACTTTAATCATGATTTCCCTTGGCTTATCTAGTTATTAATAtgagattaaagttgattttgTTATGAAATATTGGTAGGTTTTGTCTCTGTAGATGCGAATTACTAGTAGCCTAGTGTTGAATATCTCTGTATGGGCTCAGAAAGccctgagttcgattttcaattTCCATTAAGAGCAATATTCTTGTCACTATGTGCCAAGCTTTTGGCTTAATCTCTaactttttgttatttttcttcgtGAGTattgattttgttcttttttcctcttgaGTATTGATTCTCGAAAATGGTATTAGATTAAGAGGTTTATGGTTGCAAGGCTACGGGAGAGGGTTACTTAGAAAGTAAGAGAATAGATGGTTGAGAAATGGCTTTCATGGGTGATGCATAAGATGGCAACCCATATAGGGCATCCCATCATAGCTTGTTTGAAAGCTAAGATTAACCAACGGTGGGTAAGTTAACAACTACATCAACCCCATCTAATGCATTTTATAATCTAATGTTTTTTATCTGGATCACTCTCTACTCTACAGGTACGGTATGGTATCAAATTGTGGCTAATGAGAGTGCCTCGCTCATTACAATTGTCAAGGAACAGAAAGTTGTGAAAACTTGTTTAAAATTGTGACAATTGGTTATCTTTCTGCACTTGGGACGTACCTATCGCTAGCGTGACGTGGACTGTTCTAATGGTTGAGGTTTACGTCCACTCAATTATCCAAAGAGCATGCAAAGCTGGGTGATTCCTGGATGATTTCTcacttattaaaaaaatgaattgtTGTAGGTGGGGTCAGAAAATTAGGCCCTAGGCCTGCAAGACTTCGGAGGTGGCCCCGGACCCAGAGAGACCACTCCTGATGGACCTTTGAAACCCATCTGCACAGCTAAGCCCAACTAATATGACATCTCTTATTTAGTAGACGCAAATAGACCCATCAACTAAAAGAACTCCATCAAGCCTGCTTTGGGCCTGAAAACTTTAGTCCACTGATTGTCTGCTCCTCGGCCCATTAGTTGCGGGCTCATCCAAGTCGTTTCGAGGTCCATGCCGCAACTGCAAAATCAAAAGTAGTCGCTCCATGTCTGTGATTGTGAGTGCCGTCTTCCGATGCTGTTGTAGTTGAACGCCAATCAATGAACTACTCGTATTTCATCTTCCTAAGAACGTGTGCCGAGTAATTGTTCAGAAGTTGAAATCAACATTGAATGAAACCAAGTTgttaacattgatgcttcaacagAGCATTCAATCGAGCAACGGATAGAACTGCGTGCCAGAGTCTTATAAAGATGGTTTCGGTATGTTCTTGGTTCTATCGAGATGACAGATATCCACCGCAGTATTTCCTCACAATCTCACATACCCATTTATCGCAAGACCCATTCAGCATTCATGACTTGAAAATCAGAGTAAGTGAAAAAGAAAGGTGTTTATGCAAGGATTTTGAGTGGAACAGACATGCGTTGATATGATTTATCTTCAATAGTTGTGAATTGCTCGGGAAGCATTCAAGCATATGAGGTGAGAGTCGAAacgtactctttttagtatttgAAGCACTCTGTTTTTGCTCTGTTTCTGTTGTCTGTAAGCATCTATGGCAGTCGAAGATATCTATACTAAAGATGGAACAACTGATTACCGTAACAACCCTGCAAACAAGAAGAAAACTGGAACCTGGAAGGCGTGCCCATATATTCTAGGTATATACATCTCTAACTAATATCCATCTTTGCTTACTGTTATGATTGATAGTCACTAAAACAGAGAAGTTTTGCTGGGATGGTGAAGTTAACTGCGGTTGCAAATGTGGGAGGTGGAAAATTCTTCTCCCACACTCAGCTGTTTCGATGTTATTTCCTTAAATGGGTCAAAGATCCATAGGAGATTCTCCCTGCACAAGCTTCATCCAGGACCAATTGTTCCATAGGCATGTTGGGTTAGGGAATTCTCGGATATTCAGTAAATACGAAGACAAAATACTTATGTGTGCCTGCCCTTTCATTtttgtaggaaatgaatgttgtGAAAGGTTGGCTTACTATGGAATCAATACAAATCTGGTTAATTACCTCAAAAATCAGCTCAACCAGCGAAATGTTCAGGCTGTCAACAATGTCACAAATTGGTCAGGCACATGCTATGTCATGCCACTACTTGGAGCTTTTCTTGCAGATGCTTACCTGGGAAGATATTGGACAATTGCCAGTTTTTCAATCATTTATGTCTTTGTAAGTCATGACTGAAGCATATTTATATTCCAATCTAGACATTTTCTTTATTGTACTAAAGAAGTTTTCTAATTTTCTGCAGGGAATGACACTGTTAACTCTGTCAGCATCTGTTCATGGATTAAAACCTTTGTGTGATGATAAGAATGCATGTCATCCAACAGGGTCACAAACCGCAGTGTTCTTCATAGGTCTATACTTGATAGCTCTAGGAACTGGAGGGATCAAGCCCTGTGTTTCATCATTTGGTGCAGATCAATTCGACGATTCTGacgaggaggagaagaagaagaagagttccTTCTTCAACTGGTTCTACTTTTCGATCAATATCGGTGCCCTTATCGCTTCTTCTGTGCTCGTATGGATACAAACCAATGTAGGATGGGGCTGGGGTTTTGGAATTCCAGCTGTTGCTATGACAATTGCTGTTGTTAGCTTCTTTTCCGGTACCCGATTGTATAGGAACCAAAGACCTGGAGGAAGTCCACTGGCTCGGATATGTCAGGTCATAGTTGCCTCCTTAAGGAAATCAAGAATAAAAGTGCCTAATGACAAGTCACTTCTGTATGAAACCACATATGAAGAGTCTGTAGTCAAAGGAAGCCGAAAACTTGATCACACAGAACAATTAAGGTACTGCAGATTGCATTTAGATTGAATAATGATTATGAATAGTTGCAAAATGTTAACATATACTATTGGGTTGTATGGTAATATCTCAGTTTCTTCGACAAGGCGGCTGTGGAAACTCCGGCGGCTCGTGTCAAAGGTGTTGTGAGTTTATGGAGACTGTGTACCGTAACTCAGGTTGAAGAGCTCAAGTCCATTATAAGGTTATTGCCAATATGGGCTACTGGGATAATCTTTTCTGCTGTATATAGTCAAATGGGAACCTTATTTGTTTTGCAAGGCAACACAATGGACCTTCACATGGGAAAATCCTTTGAAATCCCTTCAGCCTCACTTTCCCTCTTCGACACTATCAGTGTCATCTTCTGGGTTCCAGTTTATGACCGCGTAATCGTTCCATTAGCGAGAAAATTCACCGGCCATAAAAATGGATTCACACAGCTTCAACGCATGGCAGTTGGCCTTGTCATCTCCATTTTCGCTATGTTGGCTGCAGGGACTCTGGAGCTAGTGAGACTTGGTGAGGTAAGAAAGCACAACTACTATGAGATGAAGCATATACCAATGTCAATATTCTGGCAGGTGCCACAGTACTTCATTATAGGCTGTGCTGAAGTTTTTACATTTATCGGACAATTAGAGT
The window above is part of the Tripterygium wilfordii isolate XIE 37 chromosome 3, ASM1340144v1, whole genome shotgun sequence genome. Proteins encoded here:
- the LOC119995097 gene encoding protein NRT1/ PTR FAMILY 8.1-like, which gives rise to MAVEDIYTKDGTTDYRNNPANKKKTGTWKACPYILGNECCERLAYYGINTNLVNYLKNQLNQRNVQAVNNVTNWSGTCYVMPLLGAFLADAYLGRYWTIASFSIIYVFGMTLLTLSASVHGLKPLCDDKNACHPTGSQTAVFFIGLYLIALGTGGIKPCVSSFGADQFDDSDEEEKKKKSSFFNWFYFSINIGALIASSVLVWIQTNVGWGWGFGIPAVAMTIAVVSFFSGTRLYRNQRPGGSPLARICQVIVASLRKSRIKVPNDKSLLYETTYEESVVKGSRKLDHTEQLSFFDKAAVETPAARVKGVVSLWRLCTVTQVEELKSIIRLLPIWATGIIFSAVYSQMGTLFVLQGNTMDLHMGKSFEIPSASLSLFDTISVIFWVPVYDRVIVPLARKFTGHKNGFTQLQRMAVGLVISIFAMLAAGTLELVRLGEVRKHNYYEMKHIPMSIFWQVPQYFIIGCAEVFTFIGQLEFFYEQAPDAMRSLCSALSLTTAALGNYLSTFLVNVVTDVSTKHGRPGWIPDNLNYGHLHYFFWLLAALSVLNLGAYLLVARWYTYKIAVLSIH